From a region of the Maridesulfovibrio ferrireducens genome:
- the fliD gene encoding flagellar filament capping protein FliD, with protein sequence MADSISGNINFAGLGSGTDFKAMIEGMVKVERMHINRLENWRGSWSGKIDKFQELNTSLLSLQTTLKSMDTLDEFMTRAVSTSDPDTLTATATSAALVTTHAIEINQLAQNDIHVTASGASSIKDPIFTSTGSFTFSYQGESVTLSNIAAGTTMEGFVNMINAHADSRSKIRATTINDGTSTHLQIYGLDLGADNQVIISNTTGMIFNAGDFGQTQEAQNSKIKVDGFPPGGGDWIERDTNSINDVIDGVTINLKKTTDPGATINVGITTDAAGMVENVQKFVDQVNTVRTLIKDLTKVDTSSEKAQGSLLTGNYGVELLIGQRLKDIISSKGVGFSWYEQLPSGDFTGDKYSALSQLGIMTNAESGGDKMGLLEIDSEKLNAALLDDPYAVAELFAANNKGESDSPNVEYLSHITGVTDPGDYNVQYEISGGQLISATINGNTALVDPATWQITGDGGHPEAGLAIRVENHNDGTYGNASSKADDAILVHIKLGKAGEMSGAITDITGEEGPLSILEKNYKSIISSIDKKIEYEENRIELYEKNLTNKYARLDALLGKYQGMQAQLTSSIKQLGTGS encoded by the coding sequence ATGGCTGACTCAATTTCTGGAAATATCAACTTCGCCGGACTCGGTAGTGGCACGGACTTCAAAGCCATGATCGAAGGTATGGTGAAGGTCGAGCGCATGCATATTAACCGTCTTGAGAACTGGAGAGGTTCTTGGAGCGGGAAAATTGATAAGTTTCAAGAACTTAATACTTCACTGCTATCTTTACAGACTACACTTAAGTCCATGGACACTCTTGACGAGTTCATGACCAGAGCTGTTTCAACCTCCGACCCGGATACACTCACAGCCACGGCAACAAGTGCAGCATTAGTTACAACTCACGCAATTGAAATCAATCAGCTGGCACAAAATGATATCCATGTTACAGCCTCAGGCGCCAGCTCCATTAAAGATCCAATATTTACTTCGACCGGCTCGTTTACTTTTTCGTATCAAGGTGAATCCGTAACCCTCAGCAACATTGCCGCAGGGACCACCATGGAAGGGTTTGTCAATATGATAAACGCCCATGCGGACTCGCGTAGCAAAATCAGAGCCACGACTATTAATGATGGAACATCCACCCATCTACAAATTTACGGTCTCGATCTTGGAGCCGACAATCAGGTCATAATTTCCAATACGACCGGAATGATTTTCAATGCCGGAGATTTCGGACAAACTCAGGAAGCTCAAAATTCAAAAATCAAAGTAGACGGATTCCCTCCGGGGGGTGGCGACTGGATTGAACGGGATACCAACTCCATCAATGATGTCATAGACGGAGTAACCATCAACCTTAAAAAGACTACAGATCCTGGTGCTACTATTAATGTTGGTATCACCACCGACGCAGCCGGTATGGTTGAAAATGTCCAAAAATTTGTTGATCAAGTAAATACTGTAAGAACCCTCATAAAAGACCTGACAAAGGTTGATACCAGCTCTGAAAAAGCTCAAGGGTCGCTCCTTACCGGTAACTACGGTGTTGAACTATTAATCGGTCAGAGATTAAAGGATATTATTTCCAGCAAAGGTGTCGGCTTTTCGTGGTATGAACAATTGCCCAGCGGAGACTTCACAGGGGATAAATATTCAGCTCTCTCGCAGCTTGGAATCATGACTAACGCAGAATCCGGCGGCGATAAAATGGGGCTTCTTGAGATTGACAGCGAGAAGTTGAATGCAGCCTTACTGGACGATCCTTATGCTGTTGCAGAACTTTTTGCAGCCAACAACAAAGGGGAGAGCGATTCTCCAAATGTTGAATATCTTTCACACATTACTGGTGTGACAGATCCAGGCGACTATAATGTTCAATATGAGATATCCGGGGGTCAGCTGATTTCCGCAACTATCAACGGAAACACAGCGTTGGTAGATCCCGCAACATGGCAAATTACCGGTGACGGTGGTCACCCGGAAGCAGGTTTAGCTATTCGGGTTGAAAACCATAATGACGGAACCTACGGAAATGCGAGCAGCAAAGCGGATGACGCGATTCTAGTTCATATCAAGCTGGGTAAGGCCGGAGAAATGTCCGGAGCCATTACTGACATCACCGGCGAAGAAGGCCCACTTAGCATTCTTGAGAAGAACTACAAAAGCATCATTAGCAGCATCGATAAAAAAATCGAATATGAAGAAAACAGAATTGAACTTTACGAAAAGAACTTGACTAACAAATATGCCAGACTTGATGCGTTGCTCGGTAAATATCAAGGTATGCAGGCTCAATTAACCTCAAGTATCAAACAGTTAGGTACCGGCAGCTAA